A stretch of the Takifugu flavidus isolate HTHZ2018 chromosome 1, ASM371156v2, whole genome shotgun sequence genome encodes the following:
- the si:ch211-39i22.1 gene encoding skin secretory protein xP2 isoform X11: MMSYLWILLLGSLLTASVHAQDYAAQMEATAAPEVPATVNAPNAGEPDADTEVGEKTEEVKPETEPNADPELEADKPNGDLGVEDSGAEVPADTGAEVPADTGAEVPADTGAEVPADTGAEVPADTGAEVPADTGAEVPADTGAEVPADTGAEVPADTGAEVPADTGAEVPVDTGVEVPVDTGVEVPADTGAEVPTDTGAEVPASTDTGAEVPVDTGVEVPADTGAEVPADTGAEVPVDTGVEVPVDTGVEVPADTGAEVPADTGAEVPASADTGAEVPADEDTDATKLQKESDRKEEADATGQDGAQAGTEIKADEDGVSAPDTSGSDIKEPVEPKNPGSEVIVPEIRTGVNAAVPADEGFNLEDALAAGVDDSSQAGKSSNLETGARAAGATGDAETPEGKEASSGPLAGVLTAIIVAAIGAVVGYFTYQQKKLCFKSRQEADPEAARKADPAEAQSEPQVLSNLLDQQ, translated from the exons ATTATGCAGCACAAATGGAGGcgacagcagctccagaggttCCGGCCACGGTAAATGCTCCAAATGCTGGAGAACCAGATGCAGACACTGAAGTTGGAGAGAAAACCGAG GAAGTAAAACCGGAGACTGAACCCAACGCTGACCCTGAATTAGAAGCTGATAAACCAAATGGAGATTTGGGTGTAGAGGACTCAGGAGCAGAGGTTCCTGCAGACACTGGAGCCGAGGTTCCTGCAGACACTGGAGCCGAGGTTCCTGCAGACACTGGAGCCGaggttcctgcagacacaggagCAGAGGTTCCTGCAGACACTGGAGCCGaggttcctgcagacacaggagcagaggttcctgcagacactggtgcagaggttcctgcagacactggtgcagaggTTCCTGCAGATACAGGAGCAGAGGTTCCTGCAGATACAGGAGCAGAGGTTCCTGTAGACACTGGAGTAGAAGTTCCTGTAGACACTGGAGTAGAGGTTCCTGCAGATACAGGAGCAGAGGTTCCTACAGACACAggagcagaggttcctgctagCACCGATACAGGAGCAGAG GTTCCTGTAGACACTGGAGTAGAGGTtcctgcagacactggtgcagaggTTCCTGCAGATACAGGAGCAGAGGTTCCTGTAGACACTGGAGTAGAAGTTCCTGTAGACACTGGAGTAGAGGTTCCTGCAGACACTGgcgcagaggttcctgcagacacaggagcagaggttcctgctagcgcagacacaggagcagaggttcctgctgatGAAGACACAGATGCCACTAAATTACAAAAAGAATCag acaggaaagaggaagctGATGCAACAGGCCAGGACGGCGCACAAGCTGGGACGGAG ATCAAAGCCGACGAGGACGGCGTGTCAGCGCCGGATACTTCGGGATCAGACATTAAGGAGCCTGTGGAGCCAAAGAACCCTGGAAGCGAAGTGATCGTACCAGAGATCAGAACGGGGGTCAATGCAGCCGTCCCTGCAG ATGAAGGTTTCAACTTGGAAGATGCTTTAGCGGCTGGTGTGGACGACTCATCGCAGGCAGGAAAGAGCAGCAATCTGGAAACTGGAG CACGTGCTGCTGGCGCCACAGGAGATG CAGAGACGCCTGAAGGCAAGG AGGCCAGCTCTGGTCCGTTAGCGGGCGTCCTCACTGCAATCATCGTGGCGGCAATAGGAGCTGTCGTTGGATACTTCACCTACCAGCAGAAGAAACTGTGCTTTAAAAGCAGACAAG AAGCAGATCCTGAAGCTGCGCGCAAGGCTGATCCAGCAGAGGCTCAGTCAGAGCCCCAGg tccTTAGCAACCTGTTAGACCAGCAGTGA
- the si:ch211-39i22.1 gene encoding skin secretory protein xP2 isoform X10, whose amino-acid sequence MMSYLWILLLGSLLTASVHAQDYAAQMEATAAPEVPATVNAPNAGEPDADTEVGEKTEEVKPETEPNADPELEADKPNGDLGVEDSGAEVPADTGAEVPADTGAEVPADTGAEVPADTGAEVPADTGAEVPADTGAEVPVDTGVEVPVDTGVEVPADTGAEVPTDTGAEVPASTDTGAEVPADTGAEVPADTGAEVPADTGAEVPVDTGVEVPVDTGVEVPADTGAEVPADTGAEVPVDTGVEVPVDTGVEVPADTGAEVPADTGAEVPASADTGAEVPADEDTDATKLQKESDRKEEADATGQDGAQAGTEIKADEDGVSAPDTSGSDIKEPVEPKNPGSEVIVPEIRTGVNAAVPADEGFNLEDALAAGVDDSSQAGKSSNLETGARAAGATGDAETPEGKEASSGPLAGVLTAIIVAAIGAVVGYFTYQQKKLCFKSRQEADPEAARKADPAEAQSEPQVLSNLLDQQ is encoded by the exons ATTATGCAGCACAAATGGAGGcgacagcagctccagaggttCCGGCCACGGTAAATGCTCCAAATGCTGGAGAACCAGATGCAGACACTGAAGTTGGAGAGAAAACCGAG GAAGTAAAACCGGAGACTGAACCCAACGCTGACCCTGAATTAGAAGCTGATAAACCAAATGGAGATTTGGGTGTAGAGGACTCAGGAGCAGAG GTTCCTGCAGACACTGGAGCCGaggttcctgcagacacaggagcagaggttcctgcagacactggtgcagaggttcctgcagacactggtgcagaggTTCCTGCAGATACAGGAGCAGAGGTTCCTGCAGATACAGGAGCAGAGGTTCCTGTAGACACTGGAGTAGAAGTTCCTGTAGACACTGGAGTAGAGGTTCCTGCAGATACAGGAGCAGAGGTTCCTACAGACACAggagcagaggttcctgctagCACCGATACAGGAGCAGAGGTTCCTGCAGATACAGGAGCAGAGGTTCCTGCAGATACAGGAGCAGAGGTTCCTGCAGATACAGGAGCAGAGGTTCCTGTAGACACTGGAGTAGAGGTTCCTGTAGACACTGGAGTAGAGGTtcctgcagacactggtgcagaggTTCCTGCAGATACAGGAGCAGAGGTTCCTGTAGACACTGGAGTAGAAGTTCCTGTAGACACTGGAGTAGAGGTTCCTGCAGACACTGgcgcagaggttcctgcagacacaggagcagaggttcctgctagcgcagacacaggagcagaggttcctgctgatGAAGACACAGATGCCACTAAATTACAAAAAGAATCag acaggaaagaggaagctGATGCAACAGGCCAGGACGGCGCACAAGCTGGGACGGAG ATCAAAGCCGACGAGGACGGCGTGTCAGCGCCGGATACTTCGGGATCAGACATTAAGGAGCCTGTGGAGCCAAAGAACCCTGGAAGCGAAGTGATCGTACCAGAGATCAGAACGGGGGTCAATGCAGCCGTCCCTGCAG ATGAAGGTTTCAACTTGGAAGATGCTTTAGCGGCTGGTGTGGACGACTCATCGCAGGCAGGAAAGAGCAGCAATCTGGAAACTGGAG CACGTGCTGCTGGCGCCACAGGAGATG CAGAGACGCCTGAAGGCAAGG AGGCCAGCTCTGGTCCGTTAGCGGGCGTCCTCACTGCAATCATCGTGGCGGCAATAGGAGCTGTCGTTGGATACTTCACCTACCAGCAGAAGAAACTGTGCTTTAAAAGCAGACAAG AAGCAGATCCTGAAGCTGCGCGCAAGGCTGATCCAGCAGAGGCTCAGTCAGAGCCCCAGg tccTTAGCAACCTGTTAGACCAGCAGTGA
- the si:ch211-39i22.1 gene encoding skin secretory protein xP2 isoform X14, which translates to MMSYLWILLLGSLLTASVHAQDYAAQMEATAAPEVPATVNAPNAGEPDADTEVGEKTEEVKPETEPNADPELEADKPNGDLGVEDSGAEVPADTGAEVPADTGAEVPADTGAEVPADTGAEVPADTGAEVPADTGAEVPADTGAEVPADTGAEVPADTGAEVPADTGAEVPVDTGVEVPVDTGVEVPADTGAEVPTDTGAEVPASTDTGAEVPADTGAEVPADTGAEVPADTGAEVPVDTGVEVPVDTGVEVPADTGAEVPADTGAEVPVDTGVEVPVDTGVEVPADTGAEVPADTGAEVPASADTGAEVPADEDTDATKLQKESDRKEEADATGQDGAQAGTEIKADEDGVSAPDTSGSDIKEPVEPKNPGSEVIVPEIRTGVNAAVPADEGFNLEDALAAGVDDSSQAGKSSNLETGARAAGATGDGKRCVCVCVCGCVCVCVCVVCSKPSSTCKSFGFFTIV; encoded by the exons ATTATGCAGCACAAATGGAGGcgacagcagctccagaggttCCGGCCACGGTAAATGCTCCAAATGCTGGAGAACCAGATGCAGACACTGAAGTTGGAGAGAAAACCGAG GAAGTAAAACCGGAGACTGAACCCAACGCTGACCCTGAATTAGAAGCTGATAAACCAAATGGAGATTTGGGTGTAGAGGACTCAGGAGCAGAGGTTCCTGCAGACACTGGAGCCGAGGTTCCTGCAGACACTGGAGCCGAGGTTCCTGCAGACACTGGAGCCGaggttcctgcagacacaggagCAGAGGTTCCTGCAGACACTGGAGCCGaggttcctgcagacacaggagcagaggttcctgcagacactggtgcagaggttcctgcagacactggtgcagaggTTCCTGCAGATACAGGAGCAGAGGTTCCTGCAGATACAGGAGCAGAGGTTCCTGTAGACACTGGAGTAGAAGTTCCTGTAGACACTGGAGTAGAGGTTCCTGCAGATACAGGAGCAGAGGTTCCTACAGACACAggagcagaggttcctgctagCACCGATACAGGAGCAGAGGTTCCTGCAGATACAGGAGCAGAGGTTCCTGCAGATACAGGAGCAGAGGTTCCTGCAGATACAGGAGCAGAGGTTCCTGTAGACACTGGAGTAGAGGTTCCTGTAGACACTGGAGTAGAGGTtcctgcagacactggtgcagaggTTCCTGCAGATACAGGAGCAGAGGTTCCTGTAGACACTGGAGTAGAAGTTCCTGTAGACACTGGAGTAGAGGTTCCTGCAGACACTGgcgcagaggttcctgcagacacaggagcagaggttcctgctagcgcagacacaggagcagaggttcctgctgatGAAGACACAGATGCCACTAAATTACAAAAAGAATCag acaggaaagaggaagctGATGCAACAGGCCAGGACGGCGCACAAGCTGGGACGGAG ATCAAAGCCGACGAGGACGGCGTGTCAGCGCCGGATACTTCGGGATCAGACATTAAGGAGCCTGTGGAGCCAAAGAACCCTGGAAGCGAAGTGATCGTACCAGAGATCAGAACGGGGGTCAATGCAGCCGTCCCTGCAG ATGAAGGTTTCAACTTGGAAGATGCTTTAGCGGCTGGTGTGGACGACTCATCGCAGGCAGGAAAGAGCAGCAATCTGGAAACTGGAG CACGTGCTGCTGGCGCCACAGGAGATGGtaagagatgtgtgtgtgtgtgtgtgtgtggttgtgtgtgtgtgtgtgtgtgtgtggtgtgtt CTAAACCGTCTTCTACATGCAAATCCTTTGGCTTTTTCACCATTGTTTAA